The genomic interval GCGAAAGGCCTGACGGTCCAGATCGGGCAGGCCGCGTTCGATGTTCCAGCGGCGCAGCTCGCAGGTCAGGGTCGCGAGTTCGTAGGGGTCGGCGCCAACCAGAATCTCGGTCACGCGGCGGTGCCGGGCGGCCCACTGGCGCGGCAGATTCAGCTCCTGACCCACTTGAAGCCGCTTGAGCAGGTGGGGCATATCTGCTGTGGTCAGGGCGGCGCGCATCCCGGCCCCCTCGGGAGCGGCCACCGGCACGAAAGCGCGGCTGGCCGTGTTGGGGAACTCGATCTGGTAGTAGGCGTGGCTTTCCCCGGCGACGGGGCGCTGACAGGTGCCGCACACCACGCCGATACCGTAGGGGGGAAGAACGACGCGGTCGCCAGGCTGGAAGGAAGAACTTTTCACCGGGATCACCTCTGCTGCCAGAACGGAAAGAGCGGTGGAAGCAAGCGTGGCCGCCTGATACGGCCTCGGGTGGGCGGGTCGCCCTGGGTCCGGAATCCGAGGCTCCGCCTCCGAACGCCAGCGGCCCAGCACAAGGCTGGGCCGCAGAGGTTCAGGAGGAGAGGGGCGGAAAAGCCCTGGCGAGACGGGGAGCCTGCTTGAAGCACCTGTTTCGCATGATTCTCACTTTAGCAGCCTTGTGTGAGTGCTGTATCTCAAGGGCGCTGCGGGTGACGGGGGGTCGCGCCGCCTCAGAGACCAGGGTCAGTGGGGGAGGCCGCGGGAGGCGTGGGCGCGGCCAATCCCAGCCACGCGTCCAGGCTGAGGGCCAGCAACGCGGACAGGACGGCCCCGGCCAGAACCAGGCCGGTGTTCTGCTGCGACAGGCCATTGATGATCGGCTCGCCCAGCCCCCCTGCCCCCAGCGCTGCCCCCACGGTTGCGGTGCCCACGTTGTAGACGGCGCTGGTCCGGACGCCTGCCAGCAAGGCCGGCCGGGCCAGCGGCAGCTCGATGCGGCGCAGCCGCTGGGACGGGGTCATGCCCATGCCGCGCGCCGCGTCCAGCACGCCCCGGTCCACGGCCAGCAGGCCCGCGATCCCGCTGCTGACAACCGGCACCAGCCCGTAGGCCAGCAGCCCGAGCAGCGTGGGGGGCCAGCCGAAGCCCAGCACCGGCACCGCGAGCGCGAGCACCGCGAAGGTCGGGACCGTCTGTCCCAGGCCCACCAGGCTCTCGGTGAGGTGGCGCAGCGCCTCGCGGCCGGGCCGCGTGACGGCGACGGCGAGCGGCACGCCCAGCAGCGCGGCGCCCAGCGTGGCGGCGGCCACCAGACCCAGGTGGATGAGCGTGAGGCGCCACAGCGGGGGGTCAAAGCCCAGCAGCTCGCCCGCCGACAGTGGCTGCACCAGCCGGGGCAGCACGCCGGGCAGCAGGCAGACCAGCAGCAGCAGCGGCCACAGCAGGGCCTCCCAGGCCCGGGCGCGGGGCAGGAGACGCCCGGACAGGCGGGCGGTCACGCTCCGGCCTCGGCGGCGCGCAGGTCGGCCCAGCTCAGGACTCCCAGGGGGACCCCCTCCCGCGTCACGGCCAGGCGGTCACGGCCCTCGCGCAGCATCACGCCCAGGGCGCTGCGGGCGTCGAGACTGGCCTCGATGGTGGGCAGGCCCGCCGGGTCGCCGGGCCGCGCGAACTCGGCGGCCTGGCGTCCAGCAAGCTGGCGCAGCGCCGCGTCCTCGCCCAGGAACTGGCGCACGAACCCGCTGGCCGGGCGGTGGATCAGGTCGCCCGGTGTGCCGAACTGCGCGAGGCGGCCTCCTTGCATCAGCGCGATCCGGTCTCCGAGCCGCAGCGCCTCGTCGATGTCGTGGGTGACCAGCACGACCGTCTTGCCCAGCCGCCGCTGGATTTCCCGGAAGGCGTCTTGCAGCGCGTCGCGGGCCAGGGGATCAAGCGCTCCGAACGGTTCGTCCATCAGCAAGACGGGCGGGTCGGCGGCCAGGGCGCGGGCCACCCCCACCCGCTGCGCCTGCCCGCCCGACAGCTCGCCCGGCCGCTTGGCGCGGTAGAGGGCTGGGTCGAGGCCCACCAGTTCCAGCAGCTCGTCCACCCGCCGGGCGGTGTCGCGGCGGCCTTTGCCCAGCAGTTCGGGGACGGTCGCCACGTTCTGCGCCACCGTCAGGTGCGGAAAGAGGCCGATCTGCTGAATCACGTACCCGATGCCGCGCCGCAGCGTCTCGGGCCGCAGCGCGCGGGTGTCCTGGCCGCCCAGCAGAATGCGGCCCGCGCTCGGCTCGGTCAGGCGGTTGATCATCCGCAGGGTGGTCGTCTTGCCGCAGCCTGAGGGGCCGAGCAGCGCCGTGACCGCGCCCTCGGGAAAGGTCAGGTTGAGGTCCTGCACGGCGTAGGCCTCGCCGTAGCGCTTGTCCAGCCCCTGAAGTTCGATCATGCGGCCCTCCCCAGCCAGCGGCCCAGCAGCGTCTCCAGCCGGCGCAGCGCCGCGTCCACGCCCAGCGCCAGCAGCGCGGCGGGCACGGCGCCCAGCAAAATGAGGTCGCTGGCCGCGCTTTGCAGCCCCTTGAAGATGTAGCTGCCCAACCCGCCCGCTCCGATCAGCGCGGCGACGGCAGCCACCCCCACCAGCAGCACCGCCGCCTGCCGCACCCCGCTGAGCCACACCGGCAGCGCCAGCGGAAGCTGCACCCGCCAGAACAGCTGCCTCCGGGTCATACCCATGCCGCGCGCGGCGTCGAGCGCTCCCGGCGCCACGCCGTGCAGGGCCACCACGCCGTTGCGGACCACCGGCAACAGCGCGTAGAGCGTCATGGCGGTGAGGGCGGGAGCAGTCCCGATACCGCCCAGGCCCGCCGCGCGCAGCGCCGGGAAGGCGTCCGCCAGCGCCGAGAGCGGCGCGATCAGCAGCCCCAGCAGCGCGAGGCTGGGCAAAGTCTGGACCGCCGAGGCCAGCCCCAGCACCGCTCCCGCGACCCGCCGGCGCCCGGCGGCCCACACCGCCAGCGGCACACCCAGCGCCAGCGCCAGCCCCAGGGCGCCCCCCACCAGCCGCAGATGCTGCCCGAGTTCCTGCGCCCAGCGCGGTCCCTCGTTGCGGCCCTCGACGAGGACCGACCAGCGGTCCAGCCCCCCGGCCAGGAACAGGGCGAGGACGGCGGGCACCCAGGCCCAGGCCAGCCAGCGCTCCCGGCGGGGTCCTGCCAGCAGGCCGGCGCCGTAGACCGCCACCCCCGCCCCCAGCAGCCACAGCCACAGGCCGCTCGCCGCGCTTGCCCGCGCGATGGGGGGGGCGGCGCTGCCCGCCAGCGCCGCTCCGGTGCGGTCTCCCAGCAGCCAGAATCCCGCGAACACGGCCAGCGACGCCGCCAGCCCGGTCAGGCGCGGCGCGAGGCGAAAGCTCAGCAGCGGCAGCAGGGCCAGACCCAGCGCCAGGGCCAGCAGCGCCGGGGGCAGCCGCAGGAACTCGCCCGGCGCGAGGCGGTTGGGCCGCAGCAGCACCCACGGCAGCGCGGTCCCGGCCAGCAGCGGCAGGGTGGCGAGCGCCATCACCGTGCCCAGGCCGCCGGGGAGGGGGGGCCGGGACGCGGGCAGCGGCGGGGGGACGGAAGCCGCCGTGGCCTCCATCCCCCGCTTTCCGGAAGCCTTCACCGGTCGGGCTTGTTCCAGCGCGGAAAGAAGCCCGCCGGGGAGCCGCCCGCCGCGCTCACCTGATCAGGCCCTTGCCCTTCAGGTAGCTCTGCGCCACGTCGCGGGCGGCGCGGCCTTCCAGGGCGACCTGGGCGTTGAGGCCCTGCAAGGTGGCCTGGGTCAGCGTGGCGAAAGTCTTGTTCAGCAGCGCCTCGATCTGCGGGTTGGCCTTCAGGACCGCGCTGCGGATGATCGGCGCAGGCTGGTAGACGGCCTGGGCACCCTTCGGGTCTTTCAGCGCGACGAGCTTGAGGGCCGCGAGGCTGCCGTCGGTGCCGTAGGCCATCGCCGCGTTCACGCCGCTGGTGCCGCTGGCGGCGGCCTGCTGGGTCTGCGGGGGGGTCGCGCCTGCCAGCACCAGCTTCTGGTCGGGGCGCAGCTTGAAGCCGTAGGCGGCCTCGAAGGCGGGCATGGTGTCGGGCCGGTTGAAGAACTCCGGGCTGCCCGCGATCTTGAACTTACCGCCGCCCCTCAGGTAGCGGGCGAGGTCGGCCACGCTGCCCAGCTTTTGCGCCTGCGCGAGGGCCTGCGGCACGGCGATCACCCAGGTGTTGTTCACCTGCGCGGGCCTCAGCCAAGTCACGCCGTTTTTCAGGTCGAGCTGCCGGGCGTAGCCGTAGATCTTGCCGGGGTTCCCGGCCTCCTTGGCGCTGATCTTGGCCGCCGGGAACAGGTAGACCGCGTTGCCGGTGTACTCGGGATACACGTCGATCTCGCCCGCCAGGATCGCCTTGCGGTTGACCCCGGTGTCGCCCAGGTTGGTCTTGTCGGTGACCTCCAGCCCCGCGTTGCGCAGGGTGAGGACGATCATCTGGCCCAGGATCTGCGCCTCAGGGTCGAGTTTGCTGCCCACCACGATGGGTTTGGCGGCGGCGCTGCCCAGCAGCACGGCCACGGAGAGGGTCAGGACCTTGTTCATGATGAGCTTCACCGTACGCGCCCCCTCCCGGGGGCCGGGTAGGGTAGGTCACAAAGTAGGCCTGCCGGGCCGGGCGGGTCCCCCCGGCGGCGCGCCCCTTCAGGGGGTTTCGCTGGCGCGGGCCGCGGCCGCCGCGCCCAGCCGGATCACCCGGACCCGGCCCGTCAGCGCGTCGAAGGTCCACAGGCGGCCCCGCAGCACCTCGCCCACGCCCCCCAGCAGCTTGAGGGCTTCGAGCGCCATCACGCTGCCGACCACGTTGGGCAGGGGTCCCAGCACGCCCGCCTCGTCGCATGATTGGGCCTCGCCAGGGTCGGGAAACACGTCGCGCAGCCCCAGCTCCGGCCCGAACACGCTCGCCAGGCCGGAGGTTCCGCTCGCCGCGCCCCAGACCCACTCGCGGCCCGCGCGGGTGCAGGCGTCCGCGATCAGGTACCGCGCCTCGAAGTTGTCGGTCGCGTCCACGACCAGGGTGGCGCGGGTGACCTGGGCGTCAGCATTGGCCGGGCCGAGCGCGGGGGCCGTCCTGACCCGCACCTGGGGATTGAGGCCCTGCGCCCGCGCCGCCGCCACCTCGGCCTTGAGGCGCCCCACATCCGCCGTGCCGAACAGCGTCTGGCGGTGCAGGTTGCTGAGGCCCACCGTGTCCCCGTCCGCGATCACCAGTTCGCCCACGCCCGCCCCGGCCAGCTGCGCGATCACCGGCCCGCCCAGCCCCCCCGCCCCCACCACCAGCACCGAGGCCGAGCGCAGCCGCTCCTGCGCGCCCGCCTCCTGCCACTCGGGCACCAGCAGGGGCCGCGAGTAGCGCCGCAGCTCCGCGCGCGACAGGGGGGACCGGGGGGGGAAAGCGCCGGGGGTCATGCGGGAAGTCTAAGGCGGGCCGGGGCACCCCGCCGCCCGCGCGCCGGACCTCCGGGCCTCTAGAATGCCCGCTGACATGGTCCTCGCCGTCTTCTTCGTCTCGTACCTGCTGGGGTCACTGGTGGGGGGGGTGCTGTATTCGCGCGCGCGCGGCGAGGACATCCGGACGCGCGACCTGCCGGGCGGCAGCGGGACCTACCGCCAGTACGGGCCGGGGGCGGCGCTAGCCGTGACGCTGTTCGACGTGCTCAAGGGGGTTGCCGCCGCGCTGCTGGCGGGCGCGCTGCTGCCGGGGCAAACCTGGGTCGCGGCGCTGGGGGTGGTGCTTGGGCACTGCTATCCGGTGTGGTTCCGCTTTCGGGGCGGGGGGGGGATCGCCCCGCTGCTGGGCGCGCTCTTGGTGGCCGCCCCCGTGACGCTGGCCGGCATGCTGCTCAGCGCCCTGCTGGTCATCCCGCTGTACCGCGCCCGGCTCCAGGCGCGGGTGGGCCTGAACGCTGTGCCGGTCGCCACCGCCGTGGCCGTGCCGCTGGGCGCGCTGCTGGCCCTGCGCTTTGGCGGCCTGCCCGACCTGCTGGCCGGGGGCGCGGCGATGGCCGTGCGGGCCGCGCACCTGCTCGCCCAGGGAAAGCGGACGGCGTGAGGCGCCTTGCCCTGGTGGGCGCTCTCCGGCGGTGGAAGAACGCCCCGCTGCTGGTGCTGCTCGCCGCGCTGGGCGCTGGCCTGGGCGGCGGGGCGCGCGCGGAGGCCGTGCTGGAAGGCCGCACCCTGCGCTACGAGGACGGCCCGGCGCTGCGCTGGGCGCGCGCCTACCCCGCCGGGCTGGGCGACCTGACCTTGCCGGTGCAGCTGGGCGGCAGCGTGTACCTGGGCGCCGGGCCGGTCGTGTACGCGCTGAGTGCGCGCGACGGGACGCTGCTGGCCCGCTACGATCTGCCCGCCCCGGTCGCCTCGCTTGATCCGGGCGGCGGCACCCTGCGGGCGAGCACACGTGGGGACGGGTACGTGGAGCGTTTCACGCTGGGGCGCGCGGAGGACGGGGGCCGGGTGCAGGAGCGGGTGGTCTTTCCACCCGACCCGGAGGTCACCGGCTGGCTGGCCCGCGCGGCGAGCCTGGTCCCCGACGAGGACCTGGCGCGGGCGGCGCGCGAAGATCCCCTCAACCCCTTCCTGGCGCTGCGCGAGGCGCGGGCGGCGGGGCGCGACCGCTACGCGGCCCTGGGGGCGGTGCGCCGCGCGCTGGGGGGCGAACTGCCCTTTGCGGCCTGGGTGCAGCTCGCCGCCGGGCTGGACACCCTGGGGTATCCGGCGGCGGCCGACGTGGCCCTCGACCGCGCCCGCCGCGACGCCGCCGCGCGCGGCTACGACCCCGAGATCCGGGTCAGCCGCGCCGCGCTGGGCGCCTACGGGAATCCCAGCGGCTACCTGGGCACCCTGCTCGACCAGGGCCGCCTGGGCCGCGCGGAAGCCTGGATGCGCTACCTGCGCGAGCTGCATCCCCGCTTCGAGGGCGGCCCGGCGCTGTACGCCCGCTACGCCGACGTGCTCGACGCCCAGGGCCGGGGCGGCGAGGCCGAGGAGTGGCGGCAGTTTGCCCGCGAGCTGCGCGCCGGAAGCCTCTACAACCTGGGGGCGGAGGGTCCGGCGCGGGTCCAGGCCACCTTGCGGGCGCTCACGTTGGCGCTGGCGCTGGCGCTGGGGGCCGCGCTGCTCACCCTGACGGCGCGGGCCTGGCGGGTGCAGGGCGAGGACACCCGGCGGCTGGGGGGCCGCTGGCGCTCCTGGGGCCGCAGGCCCCTGTTCCGGGTGCGCCGCAGCGCCGTGCTGTATGCCGGGTGGGGCGAGCGGCTGGGGCTGACCGCGCTCGCTGCCGGGCTGGTCGTCAGTCTGGCCGGCTGGAGCTGGGCCAACACCACCTCGGCGCGGCTGCGCGCCCCGGCGCTGAACATCGGCACCTACGGGGGCGGCTGGTCGGCGGCGCGGCTGGCCGACCTGGAACTGCGCGCCACTCCCGACACGGCGCTGCTGACCGGACTGGCCGCGCAGCTTGACGGAGACGCCGCTGCGGCCCGCGCCCGCTACGCCCGAGCGGCGGGGGACCCCTGCGCGCTGAACAACCTCGCCGTGATCGCCCAGGAACGCGGCGACGTGGCCCAGGCCCGCCAGAGCTACCGGGCCGCTCTGGCCGCGCGGCCCGACCTGGCCGCCGCCGCCTTCAACCTGGGTCTGAATCCCGCCTCGCCCGGCACGGCCTTTCAGCGCGCCTACCGCTCCGGCGAACCCCGGCTGTGCTACCCGGGCGACCGCAGCCTGGCCCGCGCGGTCAGCGGCGACCTCAGCGTGACGCTGGGCGGCTTGCTGCGCGATCCGCTCTCGGCCCTGACCCCCGGCCCGGGCCGCAGCGCCCGGCTGGGCTGGGCCTTTCTGGGGGCGCTGGCGCTGCTGGCCGCGCTGGCGCTGAGCCTGCTGATCCCGCGTCCGGCGGGGGCCGAGCGGCAGGGGCGCCCCGCCGCCTACCGCCTCGCCGCGCTGCTGCTGCCCGGCGCCGCCCTGCTGGAGGGCGCCTGGGGGGGCGTGCTGCTGCTCGCCTGGGCCGCCGCCCTGGCCGCCCTGGCGCCGCTGACCGGGCTGACCCGTTTCGCCCCGCCGTTCGGCCCCGCCGAGCCGGGAGTGCGCGCGGCGCTGCTCACGCTGCTGGCCCTGACCTACGCCCTGAACACCGCCGCTTTTGTCGGCGCGGAGCTGAGGCACGTCCGGCAGCGGCGGCGGGAGGCCCGCGAGGACACCTGACCGCGCCGCCTGCGCTCCCGCGCGCGGTACGGCGCTCCTCACCTTCCCTTCACCCGGGAGGTGGGCCGGGCCACTTTCCGGCAGACAGCGGTCAGCCCCGGCCCGCATACTGTCCGGATGCCTGCGAAGTTCCGTCTTTCTTTTCCCCCGGTCCAGCCGGGCGTGCGCCGAAGGTCGCGGGCGCTGCTCGCGGCGCTGGCGCTGGGCCTGAGCGCCCCTACGGCGGCCGCGCTGGGGGCCGTGCAGCTCACCGTGACCACCGACCAGCCCCTGGCCTACCGCAACGGGGTCGCGACGCCCTACCCCGCGCCGCCCCGGCTGGTGAACGGCAAGACCATGCTGCCGCTGCGCGAGACTGCCGCGCTGCTGAATCAGACCCTCTCGGAGGTGGGCGGGCAGTGGCAGCTTGGCCGCCTGACGGTAGACCCCGCGCGGGGCAGCGCCTTTCTGGCGGGGGCCGCCCAGCCGCAGGGCAACGTCGCCAGCGTGGGCAGCACCCTCTATGTCAGCGTGCGGCTGCTGGCCGACGCCCTGAACGCCACCCTCAGCGTGGAGGAGGGCGGGCGCACCCTCACCCTGACCGCGCTGCGTGAGGGCGGCAATCCGCTGGCCCCGCAGGCGCGTTTCTCGACCGACAAGGCGACCTACGCGCCGGGCGAGCGGGTGGTCTTCACCGACTATCCCTTCGACCCCGACGGCGCCGACATCGTGAGCCGCAAGTGGACCGGGCGGCAAGACGTGTACTTCCAGCCGGGCAACTACACGGTCACCCTGCAAGTCACCAACAGCCGGGGCCTCCAGAGCGCGCCGTTTACCCGCACCCTGCGGGTCGAGGGCGCGCCGGTCGATTCGCCGCTCAGCTACGCCCTGAAGTACGCCGAACCCGGCGACCGCTTTCCCGACCCCGCCGTGCTGACCTACCCGGTCGCCCCGGTGCAGGCGGTTCCCGGCCCCAGTTATCCGCTGCTGTTCAGTGACAGCCCGGAGGCGCCCACCCAGAGCGGCGTGCTGTACCAAGACAGTCTCGCGGGCCGGGCGCGGCTGCTGGCCTACCACCTCAACGCGCTCAGCAAGCCTGCGCGGCTGTACGTGCTGGCGCGCAACCTGGAAGCCCGCCCGGTGGAGGTCCGCACCGAGCGCTCGGGCGAGACGGCGCCCACCCGCATCGAGGGCCTGCTGGGACAGGTCACGCTGCTGGACTATTTCGCCAGCGCGGGGGGCGCGGTGCTGAACCTCGCGCCCGGCCAGAGCGCCGCCGTGTACGCCAGCCCCACCCTCAACCCGGGCAGCGGCGTGAACCTGATGCAGGACCTCATGGCCTCGGGGCGGGTCGAGCTGACCTTCCTGATGCTGGAAGAGGGCCTGCCGCCCACCGCCCAGGTCGCCCAGCAGCTGCCCTACCTGCCGATGGACGGCAAGCACCAGCGCGGCACGTTTCCCAATGCCGTGCGCTCCTTGCGGGTGAACCTGGGCAGCCTGCCCGCGCGGCTGGTGATCGGGGACGGCCAGCTTGACCCGGCGATGACGGGCGTGGACCGGCTGACGGGCTTGCCGCAGCGCCTGGTGGGCAACTACGGGGTGCTGTACGACCTGGAAGTCACCGGGGCCGCCGGAACCGCCGTCGCCTTTAGCCCGCGCGGGGGCCTGTACCGGGGCGCCATGCAGGTGCAGGACGGCCCGATCGAGCAGACCATCAAGCTGCCGCGCACCGGCAACGCCCTGACCCCCGACCAGCCGGTGCTGCTGTGGCGCGCCCAGAGTGACCGCCTGAACATCGACTTCGTGCCCGCCAGCGGCAGCAACTTGCCGGTCAGCCTGGTGTTCTACCGCGCCCGGCCGCAGACAGGCTTCGGGGGCCTCTACAAGACCTACCAGCCCTGAGGTAGGGCCGGGGGAGAGGGGTCAGAGCGTGTGCGTCGCCTCCACCCACCACGCCGGATAGCGGGCGCGCAGCAGGCGGGCGGCGTCGTGGGCCGCGTCGTCGCTGGGGGCCAGGGCGAAGCAGGTGGCGCCGCTGCCGCTCATCAGCGGGGAGCGCAGGCCCACTGAGGCCAGGGCGGCCAGCGCCTCGCGCACCGGGGCGTGGCGGGCGGTGACGGGGCCTTGCAGGGCGTTGAAGTAAGGCGCAGGGCCGCTTCCGGTCAGCCCCGCCAGAAGGCCGTCCACGTCCAGTTCGGGGGTGAATTCCTCCTCCTCGTCGAGCCAGGCGTAGGCGTCGCGGGCGCTGACCTCCACCCCCGGGTTGACCAGCACCAGGGCTGTGCGCGGCACCGGCAGCGGCGTGAGCACCTCCCCGACCCCCTGCGCCAGCGCCGCCCGCCCCAGCAGAAAAAAGGGCACGTCGGCGCCCAGCGTCAGGGCCAGCCGCGCGAGGTCCACCCCCGCCGGGTACAGCCGCGCCAGCGCCATCAGGGTGGTCGCGGCGTCGCTGCTGCCCCCGCCCAGGCCCGAGGCCAGCGGCAACCGCTTGTGCAGGGTGATCGCGGCGCCCCCCGGCGTCCCCGCCGCGTCCAGGTACGCCCGCGCCGCCCGGTAGACCAGATTGCGCCCGTCGGCGGGCAGCTCGGCCCCCTGCACCCGCAGGCTCAGGGCCGGGGCCGGGGTGATCTCCAGCTCGTCGCCCACCGCCAGCGGCACCATCACGGTGTGCAGCTCGTGGTAGCCCCCCTGGCGCAGGCCGCGCACGCTCAGGCCCAGGTTCACCTTGGCGGGCGCGAGATAGGTCGAGGTGACGGGACTCGGAAAGGGCGGCGCAGGCTGGCCTGTCATCGCTCTCCAGCATCCCACAGCCGCGCGACCGCGTGGGCCAGGGCGAGGTCACCGGGGGCCGTGACCTTGAACAGCCGGGGGTCGCCGGGGACCAGCGTGACCGCCCCGCCCTGCCAGGCGATCAAGCCCGCGTCGTCGGTGGCGGCGTAGCCCTGCTCGCAGGCGGCCCGGTGCGCCCGCAGCAGCTCCCCGCGCGCGAAGGCCTGCGGCGTCTGCACCGCCCAGAGGCCCTCGCGCGGCACGGCGCCCTGCCACTGTCCCCCCTCGCCCCGCACCAGCGTGTCGGCCACCGGCAACGCGGCGGTCGCGGCCCCGGTCTCGGCCACCGCCGAGAGCAGCGCCCCCACCACCCCGGCCGGCAGAAAGGGCCGCGCCGCGTCGTGGACGAGCACGATCCCGGCCGAGGTCGCTTCCAGCAGCCGCAGCACGCTTTCTTGCCGGGTCTCGCCGCCGGAAATCGCCCGCGCCCGGAGTCCGGCGGGCAGGTCCATGCCCGCCGGCAGCGCGACCAGCACCTCGCCCACGTGCGGGGCCAGCGCCGCCACGCTGCGCGCGAGCAGGCTCTGGCCCGCGACCTCCACGAAAGCTTTCGGCCCGCGCCCCAGGCGGGTGCCGGAGCCGGCGGCGGGAATCAGGGCGGCGACCGTCACGCCGGATCCGTCTCCTTCCAGCGCCGGAAGCCCGGCACGTCCAGCCCGAACTGGTCGAGCACCCGCGCGGTCACGAAATGCAGCAGCTCGTCCACGTCGCGCGGCGCGTGGTAGAAGCCCGGAGAGGCGGTCATCACGGTGGCCCCCGCGTCGAAGGCCGCGAGCATGTTCGTCAGCATCGGGCGCGGGAGGGGGTCTTCGCGCAGCACCAGCACCAGCGGGCGGCGCTCCTTGAGGGTGACGTGCGCCGCCCGCGAGAGCAGGTTGTCGGCGAAGCCCCCCGCCACCTTGGCGAGGGTGCCCGCGCTGCACGGCACGATCAGCATGCCGCCCGTGCGAAAAGACCCGCTGGCGACGGACGCCCCCAGGTCGCGGTCGTCGTGGGTGACGCTCGCCAGCGCGGTGAGGTCAGCCAGGGTCGGCCCGCCCCCCTCGGCGGCCATCACCCGCTTGGCGCCGCTGGTCACGATCAGGTGCGTCTCGACTTCCAGGTCGTGCAGGGCCTGCAACACCGCCCGCGCGTAGGGAATCCCGCTTCCACCGCTCACCCCGACGACCAGCCGCCCCCCGCCCGCAACAGACATGGGAGGCAGCGTAGCAGGCAGGCACGAACCCGTGCCGGAGGTCCCCCGCGCCCGCTAGACTCTGCCCCATATGGCCGACCTTGACCGTGTTCGTGAGGCCCTGCGCGCGAGTCTCACCGCCTGGGCGGTGGCCGAGGTGCGCGGCGACCAGGCCCGCGTGACCCTCTCGCCCTCTCCCGACGCCCTCGCGCAGCAGCTCGGCGCGGTGGACCCGGCGTGGTCGCTGGGCTGGCACTGCGATCATGTGGCGCCTCCGGTCGTGCGCGCCCGCCTGAGTGTCCTGGGCATGACCCGCGAGGGGCTGGCGGCGGGGCAGACCCTTCAGGACGCCAAGCTGCGCGCCCTGGCCGACGCCGTCCGCTTTTTCGGGGTGCCGGTGCCCACCGAGGCCCAGTGGGTGGAGTACGACCCCGAGGAGGGCGCCAACACCTCGGACCTCGACGCGGAGACCGAAGCCGCCGCGTCCCCGGCCCGCCGCGCCGCGCCGCTGCCTCCCGAGCCGCCCCGCGATCCCCAGATGGACAAGGCCCGGCGCCACATCGACGACCTGATGGAGCAGATCCGGGCGGCGGGCAAGGGCCGGGAGGTCGCCCACCTGACGCTGCGCGGCTACGGCGAGAGCGTGGAGGAGAGCCGCGCGATCTACAAGGAACTTCAGGCGATCTTGCGGGGCTGAGGGGGGTGTTCAAGTTCATCGCGGTGGGAGATGTCCACGCCGACTGGGCCGGGCTGTGGGCGGCCCTGCGCGCGGCGAGCTGCGTGACCCCCGGCGGCCTGCCCACGCCGCCCGTACAGGCGGGGGTGTATCAGGTCGTGCTGCTGGGCGACCTGGTGCATCCCAAAAACGAGCGCGATTACGCCCGCCTGATCGGCACGGCGCGCTTCGACCCTGGCGACCCGGATCACCTGGCGCGGGCGGCGCGCGCGCAGGTGACGCAGCTTGAGCGGCTGCGCGCCTACCAGCTCGCCGCGCCCCACGCCGTGCATGTGCTGCTGGGCAACCACGACGACGCGGTGCTCAACCTGACCCACCTGCTGGGCACGGGCAGCGGCCTGGTGCATGTGGAGTTCGACCCGGACCACGGCGGCGTGCCGCTGCCCGGGCACCTGCGCGCCTGGATGCAGACCTTTCCACGCGAGCTGCGCGTCGGCAGCGTGCACTTCGCCCACGTCTCGCCGCTGCCCGCCCATACCCACTACGACGACTTCTTCTATGCCGACGCTGGGGCCAAACGCTGGTTTCGCGACACGCCGGACTACGTGCGGATGGCGGGCCTGAGCTTCGGCGTGTACGGG from Deinococcus budaensis carries:
- a CDS encoding copper amine oxidase N-terminal domain-containing protein encodes the protein MPAKFRLSFPPVQPGVRRRSRALLAALALGLSAPTAAALGAVQLTVTTDQPLAYRNGVATPYPAPPRLVNGKTMLPLRETAALLNQTLSEVGGQWQLGRLTVDPARGSAFLAGAAQPQGNVASVGSTLYVSVRLLADALNATLSVEEGGRTLTLTALREGGNPLAPQARFSTDKATYAPGERVVFTDYPFDPDGADIVSRKWTGRQDVYFQPGNYTVTLQVTNSRGLQSAPFTRTLRVEGAPVDSPLSYALKYAEPGDRFPDPAVLTYPVAPVQAVPGPSYPLLFSDSPEAPTQSGVLYQDSLAGRARLLAYHLNALSKPARLYVLARNLEARPVEVRTERSGETAPTRIEGLLGQVTLLDYFASAGGAVLNLAPGQSAAVYASPTLNPGSGVNLMQDLMASGRVELTFLMLEEGLPPTAQVAQQLPYLPMDGKHQRGTFPNAVRSLRVNLGSLPARLVIGDGQLDPAMTGVDRLTGLPQRLVGNYGVLYDLEVTGAAGTAVAFSPRGGLYRGAMQVQDGPIEQTIKLPRTGNALTPDQPVLLWRAQSDRLNIDFVPASGSNLPVSLVFYRARPQTGFGGLYKTYQP
- a CDS encoding 4-(cytidine 5'-diphospho)-2-C-methyl-D-erythritol kinase; the encoded protein is MTGQPAPPFPSPVTSTYLAPAKVNLGLSVRGLRQGGYHELHTVMVPLAVGDELEITPAPALSLRVQGAELPADGRNLVYRAARAYLDAAGTPGGAAITLHKRLPLASGLGGGSSDAATTLMALARLYPAGVDLARLALTLGADVPFFLLGRAALAQGVGEVLTPLPVPRTALVLVNPGVEVSARDAYAWLDEEEEFTPELDVDGLLAGLTGSGPAPYFNALQGPVTARHAPVREALAALASVGLRSPLMSGSGATCFALAPSDDAAHDAARLLRARYPAWWVEATHTL
- the ispD gene encoding 2-C-methyl-D-erythritol 4-phosphate cytidylyltransferase encodes the protein MTVAALIPAAGSGTRLGRGPKAFVEVAGQSLLARSVAALAPHVGEVLVALPAGMDLPAGLRARAISGGETRQESVLRLLEATSAGIVLVHDAARPFLPAGVVGALLSAVAETGAATAALPVADTLVRGEGGQWQGAVPREGLWAVQTPQAFARGELLRAHRAACEQGYAATDDAGLIAWQGGAVTLVPGDPRLFKVTAPGDLALAHAVARLWDAGER
- a CDS encoding UbiX family flavin prenyltransferase, with the translated sequence MSVAGGGRLVVGVSGGSGIPYARAVLQALHDLEVETHLIVTSGAKRVMAAEGGGPTLADLTALASVTHDDRDLGASVASGSFRTGGMLIVPCSAGTLAKVAGGFADNLLSRAAHVTLKERRPLVLVLREDPLPRPMLTNMLAAFDAGATVMTASPGFYHAPRDVDELLHFVTARVLDQFGLDVPGFRRWKETDPA
- a CDS encoding single-stranded DNA-binding protein; this encodes MADLDRVREALRASLTAWAVAEVRGDQARVTLSPSPDALAQQLGAVDPAWSLGWHCDHVAPPVVRARLSVLGMTREGLAAGQTLQDAKLRALADAVRFFGVPVPTEAQWVEYDPEEGANTSDLDAETEAAASPARRAAPLPPEPPRDPQMDKARRHIDDLMEQIRAAGKGREVAHLTLRGYGESVEESRAIYKELQAILRG
- a CDS encoding metallophosphoesterase — its product is MFKFIAVGDVHADWAGLWAALRAASCVTPGGLPTPPVQAGVYQVVLLGDLVHPKNERDYARLIGTARFDPGDPDHLARAARAQVTQLERLRAYQLAAPHAVHVLLGNHDDAVLNLTHLLGTGSGLVHVEFDPDHGGVPLPGHLRAWMQTFPRELRVGSVHFAHVSPLPAHTHYDDFFYADAGAKRWFRDTPDYVRMAGLSFGVYGHTQLGGGILLDEASGFAMIDALADREYLELLLDPARPQPLQGVRALPF